The SAR202 cluster bacterium genome includes a region encoding these proteins:
- a CDS encoding AbrB/MazE/SpoVT family DNA-binding domain-containing protein, whose product MKTPTKEILASVSKRGQVTIPAEVRRLIGVKTKGKVSFKIKGDQVIITKPAFTLEEVYGSVQFPKGPIDFKELTRDAWAEKLVRDFKKFQKK is encoded by the coding sequence ATGAAAACCCCAACAAAGGAAATTCTTGCCTCTGTCAGTAAGAGAGGCCAAGTAACCATTCCCGCTGAGGTCAGGCGTCTAATAGGCGTCAAAACTAAAGGAAAGGTCTCTTTCAAAATCAAGGGAGACCAGGTAATCATAACCAAGCCTGCCTTCACTCTTGAAGAGGTCTACGGCTCAGTTCAATTCCCTAAAGGGCCCATCGACTTCAAGGAGTTGACGCGAGATGCGTGGGCCGAGAAGCTTGTCAGAGACTTTAAAAAGTTTCAAAAGAAATGA
- a CDS encoding type II toxin-antitoxin system VapC family toxin, whose product MKLVDANIFIRYITGDDEQKALACYNLFQRIQNDQEEILLTESILTEVVYILWSRSLPYRLSRQDIQARLQPILSLDNLRLDNKRIFLYALDLFSVYQLLDFEDAILAARMEYLNITEVISYDQDFDRVPGLKRVEP is encoded by the coding sequence ATGAAACTGGTCGATGCCAATATCTTCATAAGATACATCACGGGAGATGATGAGCAAAAAGCGCTGGCCTGTTATAACTTATTCCAAAGGATCCAGAATGACCAGGAAGAGATTCTTCTTACTGAAAGCATCCTGACCGAGGTCGTTTATATCCTTTGGTCCAGAAGTCTGCCTTATAGATTGTCCCGTCAAGACATTCAGGCCAGGCTTCAGCCCATATTATCCCTAGACAATCTTAGGCTAGATAATAAACGCATTTTTCTTTATGCCCTAGACCTGTTTTCTGTCTACCAGCTTCTCGATTTTGAAGACGCTATCCTCGCCGCTCGAATGGAATACTTAAACATTACTGAAGTCATTAGCTACGACCAGGACTTTGACCGTGTGCCGGGCCTGAAGCGTGTAGAACCCTAG
- a CDS encoding competence/damage-inducible protein A, whose amino-acid sequence MKGEIFSIGHELLMGEITDTNAAYIASQLPALGVTLHWISQVGDDMSDLTDAFSRALKRADVIITTGGLGPTQDDLTREAIASVLGEEMKPDLALVEDLRKWFKGRGMEMPPRNIKQANLIPSCKAIANNQGTAPGWWVEKNNKTIICMPGPPGEMKNMWTTLVAPRLKERAKGIIIISRNIKTTDMSEAEVAERVSKYFGLENPYLGIYAKHDGIHLRIICRGTSEAKARDMIKPVEEGIIAIMGPHIWGYDDETPEEAVGKTLRERGMTLAAMESCSGGMLADTITNVPGSSQYFKGGVVSYTNEAKIAAGVPSEIIERYGAISAETAEAMAQTVRNLLRADIGVGITGVAGPSEMEGKAVGTVFGAISINGKVKGLSLKLPPRRYLVKYRSVNSVLVALQKMLRDG is encoded by the coding sequence ATGAAGGGCGAAATATTTTCTATAGGCCACGAGCTGCTTATGGGAGAGATCACGGACACCAACGCGGCGTACATAGCGTCGCAGTTGCCGGCGCTGGGCGTCACTCTTCACTGGATAAGCCAGGTAGGCGATGATATGTCCGACCTCACGGACGCCTTCTCCCGGGCCCTCAAGCGGGCGGACGTGATCATTACCACCGGCGGCCTTGGACCCACCCAGGACGACTTAACTCGCGAAGCCATTGCCAGTGTGCTCGGCGAGGAGATGAAGCCGGACCTGGCCCTGGTGGAGGACTTGAGAAAGTGGTTCAAAGGCAGAGGCATGGAGATGCCCCCTCGAAATATCAAGCAGGCCAATCTCATCCCATCGTGCAAGGCCATAGCCAATAATCAAGGGACAGCCCCAGGGTGGTGGGTGGAGAAGAACAATAAGACCATTATCTGTATGCCCGGACCGCCGGGCGAGATGAAGAACATGTGGACAACCCTGGTGGCCCCTCGTCTTAAGGAGCGGGCTAAAGGCATTATCATCATCTCGCGTAACATCAAGACCACCGATATGTCCGAGGCGGAGGTGGCGGAGCGGGTGTCAAAATACTTCGGGCTGGAGAACCCCTACCTGGGCATTTACGCTAAGCACGACGGAATCCATCTGAGAATTATCTGCCGCGGGACCAGCGAGGCCAAGGCAAGGGATATGATAAAGCCGGTGGAGGAGGGTATCATCGCCATCATGGGCCCCCATATCTGGGGCTATGATGACGAGACGCCTGAGGAGGCGGTAGGTAAGACGCTGAGAGAGCGGGGTATGACACTGGCGGCCATGGAGTCGTGCAGTGGTGGGATGCTGGCAGACACCATTACCAACGTCCCTGGCAGCTCCCAGTATTTCAAAGGCGGCGTGGTCTCCTACACCAACGAGGCGAAGATAGCCGCCGGGGTACCCTCAGAGATAATCGAGCGTTACGGCGCAATAAGCGCGGAGACGGCGGAGGCCATGGCGCAGACAGTGCGAAATTTGCTGCGGGCGGATATAGGTGTCGGAATAACGGGCGTGGCGGGCCCATCGGAGATGGAGGGGAAGGCTGTAGGGACAGTCTTCGGGGCCATCAGCATTAACGGGAAGGTGAAAGGGCTGAGCCTGAAGCTGCCGCCTAGACGCTACCTGGTAAAGTACAGGTCTGTGAACTCGGTTCTGGTGGCGCTACAAAAGATGCTGAGAGATGGCTAG
- a CDS encoding DUF4340 domain-containing protein: MNVRLTLLLVVLLVVIGGLVAITQVLRGGDTPDRGSRLYRLSSSELNRVVVTRGEETITFLRKGDEWFIDDTERGMVGVDVQRWGGIPVLLGGPTTTKLIEPPEGQTIDFTSYGVAPPKTSIHVATSRNQAVDVHIGDATPDATGYYVKVHGTNVLYVVNSAWVDVINRLINEPPYPPVPA; the protein is encoded by the coding sequence ATGAATGTAAGGCTAACGCTATTGTTGGTAGTGCTGCTGGTGGTCATCGGTGGCCTGGTGGCTATAACCCAGGTGCTGAGGGGCGGCGACACGCCGGACCGCGGGTCGCGACTGTACCGCTTGAGCAGCTCAGAGCTAAACCGGGTGGTAGTTACCCGAGGCGAAGAGACCATCACCTTCCTGCGGAAAGGCGATGAGTGGTTTATCGACGATACCGAGCGTGGCATGGTAGGCGTGGATGTACAGCGATGGGGTGGCATACCTGTCCTTCTCGGCGGGCCCACCACCACCAAGCTGATCGAACCGCCGGAAGGCCAGACCATAGACTTCACCTCTTACGGCGTAGCACCCCCCAAGACATCCATTCATGTGGCCACGTCAAGGAATCAAGCGGTAGACGTCCACATCGGCGACGCCACTCCTGACGCCACCGGCTATTACGTAAAGGTTCACGGTACCAATGTGCTGTACGTAGTCAACTCGGCCTGGGTTGACGTAATCAACCGCCTCATAAACGAGCCTCCGTACCCGCCCGTGCCGGCATAA